From a single Rutidosis leptorrhynchoides isolate AG116_Rl617_1_P2 chromosome 5, CSIRO_AGI_Rlap_v1, whole genome shotgun sequence genomic region:
- the LOC139850333 gene encoding uncharacterized protein: protein MNGMDKSIGELHGMLRTAETSMGKRALPVLAIDQGGSKSKTSKPKVAKRKGPAHQGKGKGKMVTSTINKAKKQKVAEKANPKEDPCFGCGEMGHWKRNCPIYLKELKEKRDAGQTSGVQKK, encoded by the exons atgaatgggatggataagagcataggtgagcttcacggtatgcttagaacggcggaaactagcatgggtaaaagggctttacccgtgttagcaatcgatcaaggtgggtccaaaagtaagacctctaagccaaaggtggctaagagaaaaggacccgcccatcaaggcaaagggaaggggaagatggttacctcaaccatcaacaaggctaagaaacaaaaggtagccgagaaggcaaaccccaaggaagacccatgtttcggttgcggtgaaatgggtcattggaaacgaaactgtccgatctatcttaaggagttgaaggagaagagggatgcagggcaaacctcag gggttcaaaagaagtag